The Lacipirellula parvula genome window below encodes:
- a CDS encoding aminotransferase class III-fold pyridoxal phosphate-dependent enzyme encodes MSEISTRLSQKLYARAKRLIPGGTQLLSKRPEMFAPDRWPAYYQSAKGCEIVDLDGNRFLDMSLMGIGSCLLGYADPTVTEAVQRRVADGAMSTLNAPEEVELAERLTALHPWAEQARFLRTGGEAMAAAVRIARSSTRREVVAICGYHGWHDWYLAANRTTDAASDALGGHLLSGLSPDGVPVQLAGTTAAFAYNDLEALQAIAKQANGRLAAVVMEPMRSTPPQPGFLEGVRELCDRSGALLVIDEITAGFRFANGGLHLKLGLQPDIAVFAKALGNGHPIAAIIGRATAMSAAQDSFISSTYWTEGVGPTAAVATLQRFSQIDVPEHVSAIGLEFQEGLRQLAVAHDVPLKTSGPPALTSIAFNAADAPALATLFTVRMLERGILCGSGFYPSVAHTLEHVETYLSATDATLPEIKQAINRGDAEVRIDGKVKHIGFARLA; translated from the coding sequence ATGTCAGAAATTTCCACCCGCTTGTCGCAAAAGCTTTACGCACGTGCTAAGCGACTGATCCCCGGCGGAACGCAGTTACTTAGCAAACGCCCCGAGATGTTCGCGCCGGATCGCTGGCCTGCCTACTATCAATCGGCGAAGGGCTGTGAAATCGTCGATCTCGATGGCAATCGATTTCTCGATATGTCGCTCATGGGGATTGGCTCTTGCTTGTTGGGTTACGCTGATCCGACGGTGACCGAAGCGGTGCAACGGCGAGTTGCCGACGGAGCAATGTCGACTCTAAATGCGCCAGAAGAAGTGGAGCTGGCTGAGCGTCTGACAGCCTTACACCCCTGGGCTGAGCAAGCAAGATTTCTACGGACCGGCGGCGAAGCCATGGCAGCCGCCGTGCGCATCGCGCGCAGCTCTACGCGGCGAGAGGTGGTAGCCATCTGCGGCTACCACGGTTGGCATGATTGGTATCTCGCCGCGAATCGCACGACAGACGCAGCGAGCGACGCGCTTGGCGGCCATTTGCTTAGCGGTCTTTCGCCCGACGGGGTGCCCGTTCAGCTGGCGGGAACGACGGCCGCTTTCGCTTACAACGATCTGGAGGCTTTGCAGGCGATCGCGAAGCAGGCCAACGGCCGGTTAGCGGCGGTGGTTATGGAGCCGATGCGGAGCACGCCTCCGCAACCTGGTTTCTTGGAGGGCGTGCGCGAGTTATGCGACCGAAGCGGCGCCCTGCTCGTCATTGATGAAATCACTGCCGGCTTCCGATTCGCGAACGGAGGACTTCATTTGAAGCTCGGCCTGCAGCCTGACATTGCGGTGTTCGCCAAAGCCCTCGGCAACGGCCACCCGATTGCCGCCATCATCGGTCGCGCTACGGCGATGTCGGCGGCTCAAGATTCGTTTATCTCAAGCACCTATTGGACCGAAGGCGTCGGACCGACGGCGGCGGTCGCAACGCTGCAGCGATTTTCACAAATCGACGTGCCGGAGCACGTCAGTGCGATTGGTCTGGAGTTTCAAGAAGGTTTGCGCCAATTGGCGGTCGCTCACGACGTTCCTCTGAAGACTTCCGGCCCCCCAGCGTTAACGTCCATTGCATTCAACGCAGCCGACGCGCCTGCTCTTGCTACGCTGTTCACCGTGAGAATGCTGGAGCGAGGAATTCTCTGCGGCAGCGGATTCTACCCAAGCGTCGCGCACACGCTGGAGCATGTCGAGACGTACCTGTCGGCGACCGACGCTACGCTCCCGGAGATCAAACAAGCGATCAATCGAGGCGACGCCGAAGTTCGGATTGACGGGAAAGTTAAGCATATCGGGTTTGCGCGTCTCGCGTGA